In Dasypus novemcinctus isolate mDasNov1 chromosome 23, mDasNov1.1.hap2, whole genome shotgun sequence, the following proteins share a genomic window:
- the LOC131275575 gene encoding ral guanine nucleotide dissociation stimulator-like yields the protein MPSSSPSIQSRAMQTNHMHGSSRVLYKWQGGPCCIVRVSLYEDNVKYKSILVTSQDRALAGISKALEEHSLHQDKPEDYKLVQIISDNRMLQIPHSAKVYYTMDPSAHHHLLLLKQNTPVDAKVKNRAISALLGSMQKGPKFQKGKF from the exons atgccttcttcatctccctccaTCCAATCCAGGGCCATGCAGACCAACCACATGCATGGTTCCTCACGCGTGCTCTATAAATGGCAAGGGGGGCCCTGCTGCATTGTCCGTGTCAGCCTGTATGAGGACAACGTCAAGTACAAGAGTATCCTG GTGACCAGCCAAGATAGGGCTCTAGCCGGGATcagcaaggccctggaagaacACAGCCTGCATCAAGACAAGCCAGAAGACTACAAGCTGGTGCAAATCATATCAGACAATCGAA TGCTGCAGATCCCGCACAGTGCAAAAGTTTACTACACTATGGATCCCTCAGCCCATCACCATCTTCTTCTCCTGAAGCAAAACACACCTGTGGATGCCAAGGTGAAGAACAGAGCTATCTCAGCCCTTCTGGGGAGTATGCAGAAAGGACCCAAGTTCCAAAAGGGGAAATTCTAA
- the LOC131275529 gene encoding ral guanine nucleotide dissociation stimulator-like, protein MQMVGEQLEEGLVYAVYIEKVQVRRGPGQGQRWYQRMNVWARSREEHRMVRMVKAGPWENLAEHLVPAFQEGDLVFVKTFLGTYRVFTTTEQVLHLLFRRYGRSLRGRDRQGGGLEMRNTVSSLLGTWMDQYAEDFTQPPGLPCLKLLVGYAQVYLPGSTLECRAIALLSWRNHLASIEAEPKAPEQQMPPGQHPLPVPPPVAVTGALPEPEEATSPPLLPAPEFVPVLGQQIEPEALGDVAPAPELKVALAPPPLLPTVLGPVTPVEVPSMPTLMVETAPSSDVAPAAMLEEVTSPFLSPVPELEALPPPPPVSPTHFKSVPFMEPQPLNLPSAAMALEGEASLAPPPEPVPRLDPALGQATTPEPSCTCTLPLEIRLSEENANLLAFPPELVAQQLTRMDVDLFKKVVPYHCLGSIWSQRNKKCKEEMAPTVHATITHFNRVINCVMSTCVGNQSMKDPARARVVEHWIEVARECRILHNQSSFYAVISGLQSYPLLCLLKTWEEVSRDSFCLFLTLSEIYWKEHNLSHGSELIIKRSISKFSTLEANPQIVQRQHQQQERGDIQGVVPCLRTFLTQFLLLEYAMPEYLDGRKINFEKKRKEYQMVEELQQLQAGCCYEALVPRESFGAWFAAMEQLGEKDQ, encoded by the exons ATGCAGATGGTGGGGGAACAGCTGGAGGAGGGGCTCGTCTATGCCGTCTATATAGAGAAGGTGCAGGTCCGTCGAGGCCCTGGCCAGGGCCAGCGCTGGTACCAG AGGATGAATGTCTGGGCCCGCTCGAGGGAGGAGCACCGCATGGTGCGCATGGTCAAGGCAGGCCCGTGGGAGAACCTGGCCGAGCACCTGGTGCCCGCCTTCCAGGAGGGGGACCTTGTCTTTGTCAAGACCTTCCTGGGGACATACCGCGTGTTCACCACCACCGAGCAGGTCCTGCACCTGTTGTTCAGAAG ATATGGACGGAGCCTCCGTGGCAGAGACAGGCAAGGAGGAGGCCTGGAAATGAGGAA CACCGTCTCCTCGCTGCTGGGCACCTGGATGGACCAGTATGCTGAGGATTTCACACAACCTCCAGGCTTGCCCTGCCTCAAGCTGCTGGTGGGCTACGCCCAGGTGTATCTTCCTGGCTCTACCCTGGAGTGCCGAGCCATAGCTCTACTGTCATGGAGGAACCATCTGGCGTCCATTGAGGCAGAGCCAAAGG CCCCAGAGCAGCAAATGCCTCCAGGACAACATCCACTGCCAGTTCCACCACCTGTGGCAGTCACAGGGGCACTTCCAGAGCCTGAAGAAGCTACATCTCCACCTCTGCTGCCAGCTCCTGAGTTTGTCCCAGTGCTTGGACAACAAATAGAGCCTGAAGCATTAGGTGATGTAGCACCAGCTCCGGAGCTGAAGGTGGCTCTAGCACCACCACCACTTCTACCCACAGTGCTAGGGCCTGTGACACCTGTGGAGGTACCATCAATGCCGACTCTGATGGTAGAGACAGCTCCTTCCTCAGATGTTGCACCTGCAGCCATGCTGGAAGAAGTCACATCACCATTTCTATCACCAGTTCCTGAACTGGAGGCactcccaccaccacctccagtgTCACCTACACATTTCAAGTCAGTGCCCTTTATGGAACCACAGCCTCTTAACTTGCCTTCAGCAGCAATGGCTCTTGAGGGGGAGGCAAGTCTGGCACCACCACCAGAGCCAGTGCCAAGGCTCGACCCAGCACTGGGGCAGGCCACAACCCCAGAACCTTCCTGCACTTGTACTTTGCCTTTGGAAATCAGGCTGAGTGAGGAGAATGCTAACCTCCTGGCTTTCCCTCCGGAGCTGGTGGCACAGCAGCTGACCCGAATGGATGTG gatctcttcaagaaggtggtgccctatcactgcctgggctccatctggtcccagcgtaacaaaaaatgcaaagaagaaatggcGCCCACCGTCCATGCCACCATCACCCATTTCAACCGGGTGATAAACTGCGTCATGTCCACCTGCGTCGGGAACCAGAGCATGAAGGACCcagccagggccagggtggtggagcactggatcGAGGTGGCCAGG GAGTGCCGAATCCTCCATAACCAATCGTCCTTCTATGCCGTCATCTCTGGTCTCCAGAGCTATCCACTCCTCTGTCTATTGaagacatgggaggaagtttccaG ggacagcttctgcctctttctgactctgtCAGAGATTTACTGGAAGGAGCACAACCTCTCCCATGGCAGTGAGCTGATCATCAAG AGGTCCATCTCTAAATTCTCCACCCTGGAGGCAAATCCCCAAATAGTCCAGAGGCAGCACCAGCAGCAAGAGAGG GGTGACATCCAAGGTGTGGTCCCATGCCTGAGAACTTTCCTCACACAATTTTTGCTTTTGGAGTATGCCATGCCAGAGTATCTGGAT GGAAGGAAgatcaattttgaaaaaaaaaggaag GAATACCAGATGGTGGAggagctccagcagctccaggcGGGCTGCTGCTATGAGGCCCTTGTGCCACGTGAATCATTTGGAGCCTGGTTTGCGGCAATGGAGCAGCTCGGTGAGAAGGACCAGTGA